A DNA window from Luteolibacter luteus contains the following coding sequences:
- the moaA gene encoding GTP 3',8-cyclase MoaA, with product MIGPVDKFGRGMRDLRISLTDRCNFRCRYCMPVEVFGPGYRFLPRENLLSFEEIVRMTRLLVPMGVEKVRLTGGEPLLRRGIEDLVAMLASIEGVKDIALTTNGVLLAHHAEALALAGLSRVTVSLDALDPEIFARMNGVGAKVERVLAGINAAQAYGLKVKVNAVIQRGVNESEVLPLARWAKENSIDLRYIEYMDVGETNGWKLDEVVSASELLEILSTEFDLAPRDPAYRGEVALHWGHADGSCEVGVIASVTRPFCRDCQRIRLSADGKLFTCLFAANGHDVRDMLRGGAGDDLLQAAVRGMWRVREDRYSEERGIVHRPKAEMSYLGG from the coding sequence GTGATCGGGCCGGTGGACAAGTTCGGGCGTGGCATGCGGGATCTGCGGATCTCGCTCACGGACCGTTGCAATTTCCGCTGCCGCTACTGCATGCCGGTGGAAGTCTTCGGCCCGGGCTACCGCTTTCTGCCGCGGGAAAATCTGCTGAGCTTCGAGGAGATCGTGCGGATGACGCGCCTGCTGGTGCCGATGGGAGTCGAAAAAGTGCGGCTTACCGGTGGCGAGCCGCTGCTACGCCGCGGCATCGAGGATCTGGTGGCGATGCTAGCCTCGATTGAGGGGGTAAAGGACATCGCCCTCACCACGAATGGCGTCCTGCTCGCCCATCACGCGGAGGCTTTGGCGCTGGCCGGGCTGAGTCGTGTGACCGTGAGCTTGGATGCGCTGGATCCGGAGATCTTCGCCCGCATGAACGGTGTGGGAGCGAAGGTGGAGAGGGTCTTGGCTGGGATTAATGCAGCCCAAGCCTATGGGCTGAAGGTGAAGGTCAATGCGGTGATCCAGCGCGGGGTGAATGAGAGCGAGGTGCTGCCTTTGGCCCGCTGGGCGAAGGAGAATTCGATCGACCTGCGCTACATCGAATACATGGATGTGGGGGAGACCAACGGGTGGAAGCTCGATGAGGTCGTATCCGCGTCGGAGTTGTTGGAGATCCTTTCCACGGAGTTCGATCTGGCTCCGCGCGATCCGGCCTATCGCGGTGAAGTGGCACTGCATTGGGGGCATGCCGACGGGAGTTGTGAGGTCGGAGTGATTGCATCGGTGACGCGGCCCTTCTGCCGGGACTGTCAGCGGATCCGCTTGTCGGCGGATGGAAAGCTTTTCACCTGTCTCTTCGCCGCAAACGGGCACGACGTCCGGGACATGCTGCGCGGCGGGGCAGGGGACGATCTGCTACAGGCCGCCGTTCGCGGAATGTGGAGGGTGCGGGAAGACCGCTACTCGGAAGAGCGCGGAATCGTGCATCGGCCGAAGGCGGAGATGAGCTATCTGGGCGGCTAG
- a CDS encoding cysteine peptidase family C39 domain-containing protein: MMPSATLVFALTLAAFVLLHIVAWKLAEKLGRKPKLVVGIVSLLLCLPGAWFAFYYLHLLPEPPLLYQLRALPFSEGFLTLFGIAAGVWRSLLPRILKPLPTAATVFVLVIPFLKPVLRPIDPAMLTEHWEADACIQSSMVTCGPASAASILRYLGDKETLESHLAKDAWTSRSGTEAWHLARAIEKRGFKVHFSAPAGLPDAKEHPGIIGTGGQGAGHFIALLEISGDEVIFVDPLRGRDQMTIERFLKWYQLEPFFMSIQRP; this comes from the coding sequence ATGATGCCATCCGCGACGCTCGTCTTCGCTCTTACCTTGGCGGCCTTCGTGCTGCTTCACATTGTCGCTTGGAAACTGGCGGAGAAGCTCGGCAGGAAGCCGAAGCTCGTCGTTGGTATCGTCTCGCTCCTGCTCTGTCTTCCCGGCGCTTGGTTCGCCTTCTACTACCTCCACCTGCTTCCGGAGCCGCCTTTGCTCTATCAGCTCAGGGCACTGCCTTTCTCGGAAGGCTTCCTCACCCTCTTCGGCATCGCTGCAGGGGTATGGCGCTCCCTGCTCCCGCGAATCCTGAAACCGCTGCCCACGGCCGCCACGGTCTTCGTGCTCGTCATCCCCTTCCTCAAGCCGGTGCTGCGCCCTATTGATCCCGCGATGCTCACCGAACATTGGGAAGCCGATGCCTGCATCCAGAGCTCGATGGTTACCTGTGGCCCTGCCAGCGCCGCGAGCATTCTCCGCTACCTTGGAGACAAGGAAACTCTCGAAAGCCATTTGGCCAAAGACGCATGGACCTCCCGATCCGGCACCGAGGCTTGGCATCTCGCCAGGGCCATCGAGAAGCGCGGCTTCAAGGTTCACTTCTCCGCTCCTGCCGGCCTGCCCGACGCGAAGGAACACCCCGGCATCATCGGCACCGGAGGCCAAGGCGCGGGACATTTCATCGCCTTGCTGGAGATCTCCGGAGACGAAGTCATCTTCGTCGATCCTCTTCGCGGTAGAGATCAAATGACCATCGAGCGATTTCTGAAGTGGTATCAGCTCGAACCCTTCTTCATGTCGATCCAGCGGCCCTAG
- a CDS encoding thiazole synthase codes for MSQPLVIAGREFSSRLFVGTGKFSSNEAMRDALASSGTQIVTVALRRADLTGKADPYANILDFIDPEKYLLLPNTSGAMNAEEAVRLARLAAAAGLPKWVKLEIHPDPTYLLPDPIETLKAAEILVKEGFTVLPYINADPVLAKRLQEVGTATVMPLGAPIGSNRGVATRDQIRIIVEQAIVPVVVDAGLGAPSHAAEAMELGADAVLINTAIAIAADPSRMAIAFKKAVEAGRDAYEMGLPEVSDSASATSPLTGFLNA; via the coding sequence ATGTCCCAGCCGCTTGTCATTGCCGGTCGCGAATTCTCCTCCCGTCTCTTCGTGGGCACGGGGAAATTCTCCTCAAATGAAGCGATGCGCGATGCCCTCGCGTCCTCCGGCACCCAGATCGTGACCGTGGCCCTACGCCGCGCCGACCTCACCGGAAAGGCCGATCCCTACGCGAACATTCTCGATTTCATCGATCCGGAAAAATACCTGCTGCTGCCAAATACCAGCGGCGCGATGAACGCGGAGGAGGCCGTGCGCCTCGCCCGTCTCGCTGCCGCCGCCGGCCTGCCGAAGTGGGTGAAGCTCGAGATCCATCCCGACCCGACCTACCTCCTCCCGGACCCGATCGAGACCCTCAAGGCCGCCGAGATCCTGGTGAAGGAAGGCTTCACGGTGCTTCCCTACATCAATGCCGATCCCGTGCTGGCGAAGCGCCTTCAGGAAGTCGGCACCGCCACCGTGATGCCGCTCGGCGCTCCCATCGGCTCGAACCGTGGCGTCGCCACCCGTGACCAGATCCGCATCATCGTGGAACAAGCGATCGTGCCGGTGGTGGTCGACGCCGGCCTCGGCGCACCCAGCCATGCCGCAGAGGCCATGGAACTCGGCGCGGATGCCGTGCTGATCAATACCGCCATCGCGATCGCTGCCGATCCCTCGCGCATGGCCATCGCCTTCAAGAAAGCCGTCGAAGCCGGACGCGATGCCTATGAGATGGGTCTGCCGGAAGTCTCTGATTCCGCTTCGGCGACCAGCCCGCTGACCGGTTTCCTCAACGCATGA